One window of the Anopheles cruzii chromosome 2, idAnoCruzAS_RS32_06, whole genome shotgun sequence genome contains the following:
- the LOC128277397 gene encoding RNA-binding protein spenito, with the protein MSSIRSSERDRITVKIHNMKRSASRESPPRSKRRGSIGRYDGSSDERITPDRMRRRVARSPSPRARYASPHRDEYSSRSSRPEPGGGGGDRYSYKVLCVSALHPKASDEFIKETLYREYKKFGDFSIRISHDLDERVAYVCFRTSEDAREAKHAKSRIILHDKVALVEPVYESAKSESYRRPRSASPSEYDRHYYARSPGVPPPDRRRPPEHHPYDGYGPPPGGRMHHPDFRPPMHHEYMPRGPPMHHHGPPHMHPGPPHHHYMPRPYLPRPRAPFEKPENKKDKFPNYLHHVQPEDDPLATRTLFAGNLEINISDEELRRIFGKYGLVEDIDIKRPPPGTGNAFAFVRYQTLDMAHRAKVELSGQYIGKFQCKIGYGKATPTTRIWVGGLGAWTSVTQLEREFDRFGAIKKIEYAKGDTQAYVLYDSLDAATGAVKEMRGFPLGAPDRRIRIDFADNGTAPPFQKSGRPFEEGGGEYRRVPEYEYPDGAPPYDDVPPAYGGGYGARSFRGGRGSGGGAGGGAGYRGRGGGAGFRGGFHHEGHRPVAGGGPPHHGGGGPGDEEWRRPAGGGGEPGEYEQRRRSGSREPGGIDRSRSRSPRRRSPADSDSDSSSRRNGVLTTARTLPEVARKSATVWQGALILKSSLFPAKFHLTDGDADIVDGLMKDEDGKHHLRITQRLRLDQPKLEDVQKRISSSSSHAIFLGLPGSTSAVTSSDDASVQTRPLRNLVTYLKQKEAAGVISLLNKETEATGVLYSFPPCEFSTELLKRTCHNLTEEGLKEDHLVIVVVRGGTA; encoded by the coding sequence ATGAGTAGCATTCGGTCCAGTGAGCGAGATCGTATTACTGTGAAGATTCATAACATGAAACGTAGCGCATCGCGCGAATCTCCACCTAGATCAAAGCGAAGAGGCAGTATTGGACGTTACGACGGGAGCTCCGACGAGCGTATTACTCCTGACAGAATGAGACGCCGTGTGGCGCGATCCCCGAGCCCGCGTGCCCGCTACGCATCGCCGCATCGTGATGAGTACAGTTCGCGTAGTTCGCGCCCcgaaccgggcggtggcggcggtgaccgCTACTCGTACAAGGTGCTGTGCGTTAGCGCTCTGCACCCAAAGGCATCGGATGAGTTTATCAAGGAGACGCTGTACCGCGAGTACAAGAAGTTCGGTGATTTTAGTATTCGCATCTCGCACGATTTGGACGAGCGTGTCGCGTACGTATGTTTCCGTACCTCGGAAGACGCCCGTGAGGCCAAGCACGCCAAGTCACGCATCATCCTACACGACAAGGTGGCGTTGGTCGAACCGGTTTACGAGTCGGCTAAATCGGAGTCCTACCGTCGGCCGCGTTCGGCCTCACCGTCCGAGTACGATCGGCACTACTACGCCCGCTCGCCAGGAGTTCCTCCGCCGGAtcgccgtcggccaccggagcaTCATCCGTACGATGGCTAcggaccgccgccgggtggccgaATGCATCATCCCGACTTTCGACCACCGATGCACCACGAGTACATGCCCCGTGGGCCTCCGATGCACCATCACGGGCCACCGCACATGCACCCGGGGCCGCCCCATCATCATTACATGCCGCGTCCGTATTTGCCAAGACCGCGGGCTCCCTTTGAGAAGCCAGAAAACAAGAAGGACAAATTTCCCAACTATCTGCACCACGTCCAGCCGGAGGATGATCCGTTGGCAACACGCACGCTGTTTGCCGGCAACCTGGAGATTAACATTTCGGACGAAGAGCTGCGCCGTATCTTCGGCAAGTACGGTTTGGTAGAAGACATTGACATCAAGcgcccgccgcccggcacGGGCAATGCATTCGCTTTCGTGCGCTATCAGACGCTCGATATGGCGCACCGGGCCAAGGTAGAACTATCGGGGCAGTATATTGGCAAGTTTCAATGTAAAATCGGGTACGGCAAAGCGACACCAACGACGCGCATCTGGGTTGGTGGGCTCGGTGCGTGGACTTCCGTTACGCAGCTGGAACGCGAGTTTGATCGATTCGGGGCTATCAAGAAGATCGAATATGCAAAGGGTGACACACAGGCGTATGTTCTGTACGATTCACTCGATGCGGCCACGGGAGCGGTGAAAGAGATGCGCGGTTTTCCGCTCGGAGCACCTGACCGTAGAATTCGCATCGATTTTGCCGACAACGGTACGGCTCCACCATTCCAGAAAAGTGGCCGTCCGTTTGAGGAAGGTGGTGGCGAGTACCGGCGTGTGCCGGAGTACGAATATCCGGACGGTGCTCCGCCATACGATGATGTACCGCCGGCCTATGGGGGTGGCTATGGAGCGCGCTCGTTCCGCGGTGGTCGAGGCTCGGGTGGCGgagctggcggtggcgctggttATCGTGGGCGTGGCGGTGGAGCTGGATTCCGCGGTGGCTTTCATCACGAAGGACACCGTCCTGTCGCAGGCGGAGGTCCACCACatcacggtggcggtggcccgggcGACGAAGAGTGGCGTCGaccggctggcggtggtggtgaaccTGGCGAGTATGAGCAGCGGCGCCGGTCCGGTTCCCGCGAGCCGGGTGGCATCGatcgttcgcgttcgcgttcacCACGTCGGCGAAGTCCggccgattccgattccgactcGTCCTCGCGCCGGAACGGTGTGCTGACGACAGCCCGAACCCTTCCGGAAGTGGCTCGCAAGTCGGCAACCGTCTGGCAGGGCGCGCTGATCTTAAAGAGTTCGCTCTTTCCGGCCAAATTCCACCTCACCGACGGTGATGCAGACATTGTCGATGGGCTGATGAAAGACGAGGATGGAAAGCACCATCTACGTATTACACAACGCCTGCGCCTTGACCAGCCGAAGCTGGAAGATGTGCAGAAGCGTATTTCATCCTCCTCCTCACATGCCATCTTCCTTGGGCTGCCCGGTTCCACTTCGGCCGTGACATCGTCCGACGATGCCAGTGTACAGACGCGGCCTCTCCGCAATCTGGTGACATACTTGAAGCAGAAGGAAGCCGCGGGAGTAATATCGCTGCTGAATAAGGAAACGGAAGCGACGGGCGTGCTGTATTCGTTTCCGCCCTGCGAATTCTCTACCGAGCTGCTGAAACGAACTTGTCACAACCTAACGGAGGAAGGACTGAAAGAGGACCATCTCGTGATTGTGGTGGTACGCGGTGGTACTGCCTAG